AGGCTTCCGCCGTGGGGGTCAGGATGCCCAGCACCCGGTGAGCGCCCCGGCGGTATAGTTCCCGAATGAGATCGCAGGCTTTGTAGGCGGCAATGCCCCCGGTGATGGCTACGACGATGGTTTGTCCAGAAAAATCCATGGGGTTCGTCAATCTCTTGCTTGATGCCTTATTTTAGCGCACCCCGGCCAGCCTGGTTCGACTTTTCTTTGGTGGCCTTCGCGTTGTCGAGGGCTCTGGGTTCGGCAAAAGTTCCGGTGGGCGGGGCGGCTTGCCCGAGTCCGTGTCCTGAAAACACCAAGCTGGCCGTTCTGTAAGCAAATGTAACAGCCAGAACCCCGTGTGTTAGAAACACTTACCCGTCATGGTGCGATTTTCTCACTGGAGAAAATTTAGGGCGGCTGTCAATTAGTCGGCTGTCAAAATGCCCCTGATTGGAAAGGGCTGTCAATGGCGATTCGGCTGAAATCGAAAAGCGACGGTTTTAGTGTGATTTGAACACTCTATGTAAATAATTGTAAACACGTGGGGTCAAATTATACGAAAACAGTTGCGCCCGAAATTTGAAGCGATATTCTACTTGAACATTCAAACACGGCAGCGCTTTCAGCCTAATAGCAAAGCAAAACCAGTTGTTTGAGCGTTAGATCTAACTCTTAAATCTTTCACTTTCCCCCTCACTCCCAACCTAAAAATTGGATCGACCTTCTAACTTGTTAGAAGGTCTTTTTTTTTGCTCGTCCAAGCGTTGTCGCCCTGACTTTTCAGCCTTCAAACGCTTTCTGGTCTGCTGGACTTTTGAGGAGTGTAACGAAATATTACAACATGACGGTTGAGCTAGAGATTTTCTTGCCTGCGATTTTTGAAGCGGTATATTGCTATCAAAAGTTAGTAACACACTAACATCCCTACAAAAACACTCACTTTCCCCCTCACTCCCAACCAAAAAAATGGATCGACCTCTCTGTAAAAAGAGGTCTTTTTTTTTCTTCTGTTTTCTTGTCAGTTCTTCCACCCCGATGCTCCCGGATTGTGAAGCCTTTGGCCAGAAGTTCCTTTGAATTGAGGACGGCGACATTCCACCGCCATGCCACAATGAGGCTATGCGTATTCCGATGATGAAGCGTTTCTGGCGCTGGAGCGTGTGTGGGCTAATGGCTATCCTTGTCCTGGCTTTGAGCTGGGTGGAGGCCGCCAAAAAACCGGGGGTGCCCATTCAGGTTACCCCCTCGCCTGCCGTGGCCCCGGAGACGCTTCCTGTTTATGGCGTACCGGCCAGCAACGCCCTGCTGTCCGTGGATAGTCCGTCCAATATCCCCGATTATGTTCGTTACGAGCCTTACAACACCTTTCCCCGAGAACTGGATCTGTGGAATCTGGAGGGGCGTCGCCTGATCCAGAGCCCGCCGGTGGTGACCCCGGACAAAAGCGCCTTCGTTTACACCGAGGTCATGTTTACCCCCGATGATCGCCAGACCTTTTCCAAATTGTACTGGGTGCCGGTCACTCCGCTTCCACAACGCCCGCTGGAGCGACTGCCCAGTGAGGCGGCGCAGGAAAAGCCCGCGCCTCCGGTGGCCTTTGAGACCTATGCGGCCCGCTTTGACCCCCGCAAGACCACCCGCATTCGGAAAGCTATTGCCGATGTGGGTTTTCAACGGGTCAACCGCTTCGATTTCAGAACCCTGACCGTGGTGGATTGGTCCTATACGGGCAACCGCTTGCTGTTTAAGGAGCGCAGCGGTACGTTGCACCTGGGGGTGCGCACCTCCAATATCCTGATTTACGATCAGGCCAGGGGGACGGTGACCATTTACCCGGAAGTACAGCGGATCATCCAGCACTACTGGGCTCAGCACGGGAACTTGCCGCATCTGGAAAAACTGAGCTGGGATATCCAGCCCTTGGGGTGGGAGCCCAACAGCGATGAAGGGGTGCTGCTGAAGGCCTGGGCCTACGATTTGAAGGAAAAAAGGTTTTTGGGCGTGTGGCGCTACGATGTGTCCAGTGAGCGCACCCAGTTGCTTTCCCTGACGGATATGGCCCCCGCCGTGGCTGCCAATGGCTGGTTGCCCGCCCCGGTGCCAGCGCCGCCCCAAGCGGAGCAAAAGAAATCCTTGAAGGAACGCATCCGCCATCCTTTCAGTTATGATAACTCTGCTTCATCCCCCCCGAACGCCCTAACCCCGAAGCGTTAGCACTGAAAAGGAAGGTCTGTCATGAGCGGTGGCTCCCGGTATGTGTACGGAAAAAATAGCGTTAAAGCCCTGCTGGATACCAGCCCGACCAAGGTGTTCAAAGTGTTTCTGGCGGAAGGGTTAAAGCCCGACAAGCGGGTGCAGGCCATTCAGGAGAGTGCCCGACAAGCCAAAATTCCGGTGCAGGTGGTACCCCGCCAAAAGCTGGATCAGATGCTGCGGGGACAGGAGGCCGCCTTGGCCGAAGCCAATCCTGACCTTCCTGAGAATCGGGAGGAGGGTGGCATCAGCCATCAGGGGGTCATGGCCTCGGTGGCTCCCAAAACCCTGTTGAACCTGCCTGCCCTGCTCCAGCTTTGTGAGGCCAGAAAGGCCACGGGCAAACACCCCCGCCTGTTGATGCTGGACGGGGTGACCGATCCTCGGAACTTTGGGGCCATTTTGCGGGTGGCTGATGCCGCTGGTATTGACGGGGTGATTATCCCCAAGCAGCACAGCGCCGGTTTTGGCCCGGCGGTTTCCAAAACGGCTTCCGGGGCGGAGGAAACCGTGGCCATCGCCGTGGTCTCCAATCTCAATCAGGGCATTCAACAGGTGAAGGACGCCGGTTTCTGGGTGGCCGGGGCGGCCAATGATACCGGGGCCGTGGATTATCACCGGCAGGATTACCAAATGCCCCTGTTGCTGATTATGGGCAGCGAGGGTAAAGGGCTGGCCTCGCTGGTTCGCAAGAACTGCGATTTTCTGGTCAAAATTCCCATGCACGGTACCGTGGATTCCCTGAACGTGGCTACGGCCACCGCCATTTTACTGTTTGAAATGGTGAAACCGCAGAAGAAAGCATAGGGTCGCCAACCCAGCTTAGGGTCACGTTTCCCGAATGGACGCTGGGACGTCCTGCGCTCGCTTTTCTTCAGGTATTTTGTGAACTTTTGTAACTATATTGAGCAATATCGAGCAATGGGATCAATTTTATATCCTTTGGATTTTTTATTCATTCATAAGGGATAAGTTTCAGATATCCCTCCCGGCATTTTAATCTCCAATTCTTGATTCCCCGATCCATTTGATTTTTTTCCTCATCACCGCTTTCACGCCAGTAAAATTCGCTCATCCATCGCTTTCGGCACTCACCCGTAGTTATTCAAGCTCAGTGAGTTTCATCATCAGAAGGGACACCGCATTATGTCGACTCTGTCTAGTTCGTTTACCCCGTTCACCAACCCGCGCGCCTTTGCCAGCACCACGGTGAATGCCGGTGTTCTGTCCGGCAATGTTTTCGATGGCCGGGGCAACGACTTTTTACATCCCCGCGATATTCTGGGCTCCGTCAATGATTTCTCCGGCAGTATTTCCGCTGGCGGCGGTAACGCTCCGTTTCTGCTACTGGGAAACAACCCCATCCCCAAAAACGCCAACCCGGTCAGTGTTTTAAACGGAACCACCGGACTGATCGGCAATATCTTCTCCGCCGGCTTCGGGAGCAATATCCTTACGCCTTCTCCCAGCCTGAACAAAGACCTGGCGGAGTTTAACCCCCTGATTTGGCAAAATCCCAACTCCCTGAACGTGCTGCTGGGGACCATGGACGCTTCCAACAAGATCTTTGGTGGCAGCGGCCTCTTTCAACCCAATCTGGTGCCGCCCTTGTATCCCTTTCTCACACCGGTGATTCCGCCCTTCCAGAATTTTGTGACCCCTGTGGCCTCGCAGGCCCAACTCTTCCCCAATACCTTCCTGAATGGCTCTCCGCTCTTGGAGCCAATCACTCAGCCTCCGGTGGGCAATTCCAGCAATATCACCCAGCTTGGTCTGGCTATCCTGCAAGTGCAGACGCAAATCAGCACCTTGCAAAAAGACATTGCCGATTTGCAAGCGTCGCGGGACCAAGTGTTGCGAACTGACCAGACGGGCAAGGAGGACAAAGCCCGGGTGCAGGGGCAGGCCGCCCAGTTGCAGGCCCAGATTACTGAAAAAACCGCTCAGTTGAAAAACGCCCAGCAGACACTTTCCCAATTGGCTTTCCTGCTCAGTCAGGCTCGGGTGACCCAGCCTCAGGAAAAACCGGTGGGTGTGATTCCCGGCGTATTCTCGGGCCCTCCCTTCGGGCTGGCCAGTGGCGCGCTGGTGTTCCCGCTTCAGCAGCAGGACAGTCTGATGAACCTGCTGGCAGAGCCCGAGACTCCCGTGGTGGATCGTGGCAATATTCTCAGCACCGTGATTAACGGCGTGGGCGTCAATCAGCTGGAATCACCCAACGGCGTTCCGGCCTGGATTGCCTGAACCGGGCAAGTACGCTCGTCTTCAAGTACCCCCTCCTTGATTGGATAGAGAGAAAGATTTGACCCCCACTGAATGATGATGATGAGATACAGGCGGTTTTGATAACCGCCTTTTTTTTGCGCTGGGTCGGTGCGCCTCCGCCTGACCGGAGGGAGCTAACCTTTAAACTCGCCCTGTTTCTTCTACAATAGCAGTATGATGACCCAGACTTTGACCGAACAATCCGACCTGTCACGTGCCATTCGGGAGCGGGCTTCCGCTGCGCTCGATAGGGCTGAGGATGACCAGCCCCTGACCGTTGCGCAGGCGTTGGCCTTGCTGGCCCTGCCGACGGTCGCCGATTGCGCCCGCTTGCGGTGGGTCGCCGATGGCCGCAAAACGCATCAGGTGGGTGAGGCCATTGCCTATGAGACGGGACAATCCCTGTTTTTGACCAGTATTTGCGAAATGGCCCCGGCGCTTTATCCGTATCCAGCCCGCTTGGGTAACGCTCACGAGGCTGTGATGTCCATTGATGCCATTGACGCCACCTTGCAAGCGGCGAAATCGAGTCAATCCCGGTGGTTGACCCTGAGCGGGGGCGGTTTTCATTCGGCCTTGGTTATTCCCGGATTAGAGGCCCCCACCGTGCTGAAAACCTATCTACGGGTGCTGAACCATATTCAGGATCAGGCTCCTTTCTGTCGGGTTCGGGGCTTTTCCCCGGAGGAGATCGCTTTTTTAGCGGTGGTGAGTGATCGTAGTGAGTCCTACATTCTGGACTGTCTTCAGGATCATGGGCTTGCGGTGCTGGAAGGCTTTGGGGCGGAAATTCTGGAAGACGCCCACCGGGTCCGGGTGGCGCCCAAGAAGCTGACGGTCAAACGGTGGCTGGAAATCGTGGCCTTGGCCCAGGGGCGGGGCCTACCGACCATTGCCCGGCTGGAAGCTGGCCCCCTGGAAAATTGGGAGCAACGGGTGGCGCATCTGGCGGTGCTGCGGGCCTTTCAGGACGCCCATCCGGGTGCTTTCCAACGGTTGGTCATTCAGCTTTGGCCCAAGCCCCCACATCAGCCGGTGCCCGGGGCGCAAGCCGGACTCACCACTGAGTTGGACGCCTTGAAGCTGGTTTCGGTGGCTCGTCTGCTGTTGGGGTCTCAAATCCCGCATATTCAGCTTGGCTGGATTCCGGAACGTCTGGCCATGTCTCAGCAAGCCTTTGAGTGGGGCGCCAGTCACGCAGGCAGTACCGATGATTTGGTCTACGCTAATTTTTTAAGGAATCTGCCGCAGAGTGCAGGCTGGACGGAGGCCGAATTGCAGGGGCTTATTCAGGAAGCGGGCCGGACTCCCGGCTTGATGCCCTGAACGCCCAGTCTGAAGCAGGTGATTTTAAAACAGGGGGGGCTGTATTGCCGAGGACTGTATCACGGAGGGGGGCTCAGGGCTGGCACGGAAGCCCGAAAACAGGTACACTGACAAAAATGATTGTGACAGGGGAGGCGGCCATGGCTGTTAAAAAAGGAGGCGGTTCCGGGGAGAAAACCGGTGAGCACCATCCAAAGGCGTCAGACAAGAAGGCCATAGATAAGAATACGAAAAGCAAGAATACGAAAAACAAGAATACGGCAGACAACAAAGCGACAGGCAAGAAGGGCACAGACAAGAAGGCTTCAGCCCCAAGACCGGTGACCGCCCGGGTCATTCCCGCCGAGAACGCTTTCGCCCGCAAAGCCGCCTCTCGGGCCACACCCGAAGCTCCCGAATTTCAGAGTGATTTGGCCCTGGACATCATGGAGGAGCTGTACCCGCTTCTGCTGGAAAACTGCACCGACGAGGATGATGAAATTGACACCCAGGCCGTGTTTGAAGTTTTGGCTGGCCTGATTGGTCTGTTTACCGCCGAGTACCACGAAAACTACGGCGCGCAAAAAGCCTCGGCGGCCTTTCAGGATCTGGTCTCTCTGGCTCTGGCCACTTACCAGCAACGTCTGGCGGATTCTGAAGCGTAAATGGCACAATGCGAAGGCGGTTCAGGGCGGAATGGCTGCTGAGAACGAGCCGCTAGGAAGGGACGCCCAAGGGTTCGCTCTGAAGGGGCTTTTATTTTAATGGTGTCTCACAAGGCATTCGAGAAAGCAGCAGAAAAGAAAGCCAGGCTGGGGGGCGTTTACGATTCGACCGTTGTATGATTGAGCCATTGGCTGTCGAATCAAGAGGCAAAAAGTCGATCATGAAGCGATTGGCGAAAGGCACCCTTGTCTTTAAAGACAAGGTCTTTAACCCGAACAAGGCGTTTTTTCAGCCTTTGTCCCAGGAACAACACCCGGTGGCCCTGATGTTTACCTGCTGTGACTCCCGGGTGGAGCCTGCCATTATTACCCAGTCGCCTCCCGGCACGCTGTTTATGGTTAAAAATCCGGGCAATCTGGTGCCTGAATATCAGGCGGGGGCCAGCACCAGCGAAGCCGCGGCCATAGAATTCGCCCTGACCGTGCTGGATGTTCATCACATTATTGTGTGTGGGCATACCGATTGCGCTGCCCTGAAGGCGCTCTTCAATCTGGAAGGAATGCCCGGGGAGTCCGCCATCCATCAGTGGCTGGCCCCCCACGCCAAAGTGCTGGATGCGCTGGAAGAGCGGCAGGATCTGGAGGCAGCGCTCAATGAGCTGATTCGTCGTAATATTATTCAACAGTTACAGAACCTGAGGAGTTACCCGGAAGTGGCCAGTCGTCTGGCGAAAGGGCAGCTCCACCTGTACGGCTGGAAATACCGTCTGGAAACGGGTGAAACCATGTTGATTGATCCTTTTTCCTGTAAGCCGGAGCCTCTGTCCACGATCATTGCCCAGCTTGAGGAAGAGGCTCGACCGGAAATGACCCTCGGTCAGATGGAAAAGCAAGTCCCATAGGCCCCGCCCCTGTATGAAATTTCCCGATGAAATTTATTGATCCGCAATTGCTTTATACGTTCGTCAAGCTGGCCTATGCCGGTCAGTTCACCAAGGCGGCCAATCAGGTGGGCCTCAGTCAGTCCGCGGTCAGTCAGCAAATCCAGAAGCTGGAAGCCTTGCTGGGTGTTGCGCTGATCGATCGCACCCGGAAAAACGTCAACCTGACTCCGCAGGGGCAAGCCTTTCTGGTCAAGGCGGAAAACCTGTTACTGCAGCACGAAAGTCTGATCAGTGAGTTCAACCAGAGCAATGTGGCGGGCCGTATCCGTTTCGGCTCCCCCGAAGATTTTGCCACCGCTTACTTGCCCAATATTCTGGCCCGATTCACCAATCTATACCCGCAGGTGCATCTGGAGGTGAATTGTGAGCTGACCCTGAAGCTGCTGGAGGCTTATGAACAAGGGGACTATGACCTGATTGTTTTTAAACAGGAGCCGTCACATCAGCTGGATCGGGCCGTTTCCCTGTGGGAAGAGCCACTGGTTTGGGTCAAGGGCAAGCGATACAATCTGGAACAGGCCCTGGAGGCTGGCAACGTTCGTCTGGTTCTGGCGCCGCAGCCTTGCGTATACCGTTCCCGGGCCATTGAAGCCCTGGAACGTCACAATATCGGTTGGGAGCAGGTCTACACCAGCCAAAGTATCGCCGGGAATATTGCCGCTGTCCGGGGTGGTTTGGGTGTGACCGTTTTACCCATCACCAGCGTTCCCCCGGAATTGTTACATTCTTCACACGCTCAGGATTTACTTCCACCGCTGGAGGCCACCCAGATCAAGTTACTGGCCATACCCCAGCCTTCGCAGGCTATTCAGGCTTTTCAGGATTTTATTCAGGACTCCCTGGCTGCCATAGATACCTTTCATTAGAATTTGTTATGAAAAATATAATAATCATTAATTTTACTTATTGATTGATTTGATTCATACTGTGGGTATTCGTTAATTACTTTTGAGGCCGGCTTAAATGGTTTTAAACCTGTTGTTAGTCGCTATTGTCGCCTTGTACGGAATCAGCGCCCTGGCTTTATACCTGATGAAATCCAAAGGCCCCTGTACGGAAGTGCGCCAGTGGAGTGAAATTTCCGCCTGGATGGCCCTGTTTCTTGGAATTTTATGGAGTTTTCAGTCGTTTACCACGGCTTCCCCCGTTTCAACGGGTTATTTTTTAAATGGGCCCCTTCAGGCCTTGCTGGTTCCCTACATTTTGTTAATGGGCTTATTGGTCAAGCGTTTTGCCTACCATTACCTGCAAACGGATGCCGATTATCCCTTATTTTTTCTGAAAATCAAGTTGCTGATCGCCTCCCTGCTGCTTTTTGTGTTGAGTAACCACGCCCTGATTACGGTGGGCTGCTGGATGTTTTCCGGCGTGATGATGTACTTCCTGATCGGCCACGTCAAAACGCCCGCTGCCATCAACTCGGCGCGCATGGCCCTCAACCGCTTTTTACTGGGCGATCTGTTTCTGGTCATCGGCGTCACGGGCCTGATTAACCTGAGTGATAGCCTGTTTCTCTCCGACTGGTACGGTCTGGCGGCACAGCCCAACAACTTGACCTTGTTGATCTCTTTGCTGTTTGTGAGTGTCGGGGCTTTCTCCAAAACGGCCATTATTCCTTTTCATAAATGGCTGGTTCACACGCTGGTGGCCCCTACCCCGGTTTCGGCCATTATGCACGCCGGGTTTGTGAACGCCGGGGCTGTTCTCTTTTCCAAGCTGGCGCCCTTGCTGGCTTCGCAGCCGGTGGTTCTGGCCTTTATTCTGTTTATGGGGCTGGTGTCCGCTCTTTACGGCAGTTCCGCCATGCTGGTCCAATCGGATGTCAAGCGTTATCTCGCGTTTTCCACGGTGGGCCAAATGGGCTTTATGATGATGGAGTGCGGATTGGGCGCTTTTCATCTGGCTATTTTCCACCTGGTGGTTCACGGTTTTTTCAAGGCTCGCCTCTTCCTGTCCGCGGGTAGTGTCATTGAGTACCGGCAGGCCATTCGGGACGTTAAAAGCGAGCAGGCTCAACGGAGCGGCACACAGGGAACCGTTTCCCAGCGCCTCAAAACCGCCGGGATTATCGCGGGTAGCGTTGCGGTGAGCTGGCTGTTCCTGCTGCAAATTGAAGCCTTGAGAAATCTGGTGACTCAACTGCCCTCGTTGTTGCTGAGCGTGCTGGTATTGTCTTCACTGTTTATCCAGACCACTATCATTAAAACCAAGGGCAGTGGTTTCAAAGGTCTGGGCGTTGCCACCCTGTTCAGTGTCTTGCTGGTGGTGGCCTACCTGATGTATGAGTGGTTGGCCATTGGTGCCCTCCCCGTTTTTCATCAGGTAACAGTTTCAGATCCGCCAATGATGCTGGCGCTGACCAACGTGGCCTTTCTGACGGCTGGTTTGTTGGCCTGGTTGGCCTCGTTAAACCTGTTGCCCATCCCCTCGTCTCTGAAAGAAAAGTGCTACGTGCTGCTGCTGAACGCCGCTGGTGGCAATCCACAGCGCAGCACCTTTTCGGCCCGTTTCTAGAACCAGTTTTCTGACTTCTTAAAGGAGCAATTCCCATGAGTCACTCGCAAGCATCCGCATCGTTGATGGCCCTGATTCAGAGCTACACCGCAAAGTACGGTAAACTGTGGCCCCTGCAAACGTTTAACGCCTGTAACCCATTGGCGGCCTCGGAGCATTTGCCCTTTCCGCAGGCCTTGAAGGAGGCGTCTCTGGATGGCGGATTCTCGGTCAGTCAGGCTCAGGACGTGTTTCGGCGGTTATTTCAAAAACAGG
This portion of the Vampirovibrio chlorellavorus genome encodes:
- the rlmB gene encoding 23S rRNA (guanosine(2251)-2'-O)-methyltransferase RlmB, with product MSGGSRYVYGKNSVKALLDTSPTKVFKVFLAEGLKPDKRVQAIQESARQAKIPVQVVPRQKLDQMLRGQEAALAEANPDLPENREEGGISHQGVMASVAPKTLLNLPALLQLCEARKATGKHPRLLMLDGVTDPRNFGAILRVADAAGIDGVIIPKQHSAGFGPAVSKTASGAEETVAIAVVSNLNQGIQQVKDAGFWVAGAANDTGAVDYHRQDYQMPLLLIMGSEGKGLASLVRKNCDFLVKIPMHGTVDSLNVATATAILLFEMVKPQKKA
- a CDS encoding proton-conducting transporter transmembrane domain-containing protein, translated to MVLNLLLVAIVALYGISALALYLMKSKGPCTEVRQWSEISAWMALFLGILWSFQSFTTASPVSTGYFLNGPLQALLVPYILLMGLLVKRFAYHYLQTDADYPLFFLKIKLLIASLLLFVLSNHALITVGCWMFSGVMMYFLIGHVKTPAAINSARMALNRFLLGDLFLVIGVTGLINLSDSLFLSDWYGLAAQPNNLTLLISLLFVSVGAFSKTAIIPFHKWLVHTLVAPTPVSAIMHAGFVNAGAVLFSKLAPLLASQPVVLAFILFMGLVSALYGSSAMLVQSDVKRYLAFSTVGQMGFMMMECGLGAFHLAIFHLVVHGFFKARLFLSAGSVIEYRQAIRDVKSEQAQRSGTQGTVSQRLKTAGIIAGSVAVSWLFLLQIEALRNLVTQLPSLLLSVLVLSSLFIQTTIIKTKGSGFKGLGVATLFSVLLVVAYLMYEWLAIGALPVFHQVTVSDPPMMLALTNVAFLTAGLLAWLASLNLLPIPSSLKEKCYVLLLNAAGGNPQRSTFSARF
- a CDS encoding carbonic anhydrase: MKRLAKGTLVFKDKVFNPNKAFFQPLSQEQHPVALMFTCCDSRVEPAIITQSPPGTLFMVKNPGNLVPEYQAGASTSEAAAIEFALTVLDVHHIIVCGHTDCAALKALFNLEGMPGESAIHQWLAPHAKVLDALEERQDLEAALNELIRRNIIQQLQNLRSYPEVASRLAKGQLHLYGWKYRLETGETMLIDPFSCKPEPLSTIIAQLEEEARPEMTLGQMEKQVP
- a CDS encoding LysR family transcriptional regulator, with the translated sequence MKFIDPQLLYTFVKLAYAGQFTKAANQVGLSQSAVSQQIQKLEALLGVALIDRTRKNVNLTPQGQAFLVKAENLLLQHESLISEFNQSNVAGRIRFGSPEDFATAYLPNILARFTNLYPQVHLEVNCELTLKLLEAYEQGDYDLIVFKQEPSHQLDRAVSLWEEPLVWVKGKRYNLEQALEAGNVRLVLAPQPCVYRSRAIEALERHNIGWEQVYTSQSIAGNIAAVRGGLGVTVLPITSVPPELLHSSHAQDLLPPLEATQIKLLAIPQPSQAIQAFQDFIQDSLAAIDTFH